A genomic segment from Nitratiruptor sp. YY08-10 encodes:
- the era gene encoding GTPase Era, with protein MSETRSGFVALIGRPNAGKSTLLNWLLGEKIAMVSHKAQATRKRLYAIVMHGDDQIIFIDTPGLHEKERLLNKFMLEEAIKAIGDCDLILFLAPVTDPITYYEKFLELAKKRPHIVVLTKIDMVSNEKLLQKIAEYQKFQNQFLELVPVSVKKDIGKKDLLDTIVRYLPKHPYYYDPELLTTENIKDIYKELIREAIFENVSDEIPYESDVIIEKIEESPTLDKVYAMIIVEKPSQKGILIGKQGTTLKRIGKDARKLMEEFSQKKIFLNLFVVVKKGWTKNKKDLETIGYKL; from the coding sequence ATGTCCGAGACCAGATCTGGCTTTGTTGCCCTTATTGGGCGACCAAACGCTGGGAAAAGTACACTTCTTAATTGGCTACTTGGCGAAAAAATCGCCATGGTAAGCCATAAAGCACAGGCTACGAGAAAAAGGCTGTATGCTATTGTTATGCATGGAGACGACCAAATTATTTTCATCGATACGCCAGGCCTCCATGAAAAAGAGAGGCTTCTCAATAAATTTATGCTTGAAGAGGCCATCAAGGCGATAGGAGATTGTGATCTTATCCTTTTTTTGGCTCCTGTAACTGATCCGATAACCTACTACGAAAAATTTTTAGAACTTGCAAAAAAGAGACCACATATAGTCGTTTTAACAAAAATTGATATGGTCAGTAATGAAAAATTACTGCAAAAAATAGCCGAATATCAAAAGTTTCAGAATCAATTTTTAGAACTTGTACCGGTTTCAGTAAAAAAAGATATCGGCAAAAAAGATCTTTTGGATACAATCGTGCGGTATCTTCCAAAACACCCTTACTATTACGATCCAGAACTCCTTACAACTGAAAACATCAAAGATATCTACAAAGAGCTTATCAGAGAAGCGATTTTTGAAAATGTAAGTGATGAAATTCCTTATGAAAGCGATGTAATTATTGAAAAAATCGAGGAGTCCCCTACTTTAGACAAAGTCTATGCTATGATCATAGTGGAAAAACCTTCACAAAAAGGTATCCTCATAGGAAAACAAGGGACAACGTTGAAACGAATCGGAAAAGATGCCAGAAAACTGATGGAAGAGTTCAGCCAAAAGAAAATCTTTCTTAATCTTTTTGTCGTTGTCAAAAAAGGATGGACAAAAAATAAAAAAGATCTTGAAACAATCGGCTACAAATTGTAG
- the hslU gene encoding HslU--HslV peptidase ATPase subunit produces MDLTPKEIVSYLDEYIIGQKDAKKVIAIALRNRYRRMQLPKEMQDEITPKNILMIGSTGVGKTEIARRLAKSLDLPFVKVEASKYTEVGFVGRDVESMVRDLVANAIVLVKEIYKEKNAKDIEEYVTKKILEKLLPPLPKMASEEKKSEYQKSYEKMKERLEKGELDNLKIEIELPKHSVSLEDTNLPPELAHAQESIAKIFTLGLNKEKIKKEVSVKEAKELLKNEASEALLDMEQIKQEALKKAQEEGIIFIDEIDKVAVSSSSQGRQDPSKEGVQRDLLPIVEGSTVSTKWGPIKTDHILFIAAGAFHLSKPSDLIPELQGRFPLRVELDSLDEDALYKILTMTKNSLIKQYQALLAVEGVKLEFTDDALRAIAKYAHSANQKIEDIGARRLHTVIENLLEEISFEADEHKGETITIDKAYVDEKLGEVVANEDLAKYIL; encoded by the coding sequence ATGGATTTAACACCAAAAGAGATAGTTTCCTATCTTGACGAATATATTATAGGCCAAAAAGATGCAAAAAAAGTCATTGCTATCGCTTTACGAAACAGGTATCGTCGCATGCAGCTTCCCAAAGAGATGCAAGATGAAATTACTCCTAAAAATATCTTAATGATCGGAAGCACCGGAGTTGGGAAAACTGAAATTGCCAGACGCCTTGCAAAAAGTCTTGATCTTCCTTTTGTCAAAGTCGAGGCCAGCAAATATACTGAAGTAGGCTTTGTTGGACGTGATGTGGAGTCGATGGTACGAGATCTTGTAGCAAATGCTATCGTTTTAGTCAAAGAGATTTATAAAGAGAAAAATGCCAAAGATATTGAAGAGTATGTAACAAAAAAAATTTTGGAAAAACTACTGCCTCCTCTTCCTAAGATGGCGAGCGAAGAGAAAAAGAGCGAATATCAAAAAAGCTATGAAAAGATGAAAGAGCGTCTTGAAAAAGGGGAACTGGACAATCTCAAAATTGAAATAGAACTCCCGAAACACTCCGTAAGTCTAGAAGATACAAACTTACCACCCGAACTTGCCCACGCACAAGAGTCCATTGCAAAAATTTTTACATTGGGTCTCAATAAAGAAAAGATAAAAAAAGAAGTAAGTGTCAAAGAGGCAAAAGAGTTACTGAAAAACGAAGCAAGTGAAGCACTGCTTGATATGGAGCAGATCAAGCAAGAAGCACTCAAAAAGGCTCAAGAAGAGGGAATTATCTTTATCGATGAAATTGACAAAGTTGCTGTATCAAGCTCCTCGCAGGGGAGACAAGACCCAAGCAAAGAGGGAGTCCAACGAGATCTTTTGCCGATTGTCGAAGGAAGTACAGTCAGTACAAAATGGGGACCAATCAAAACAGATCACATTCTTTTCATTGCTGCCGGAGCGTTTCATCTGAGTAAACCAAGTGATCTTATTCCGGAGCTGCAAGGCCGTTTTCCGCTTCGGGTAGAACTCGATTCACTCGATGAAGATGCCCTATACAAAATACTCACAATGACCAAAAACTCTCTTATCAAACAGTATCAAGCCCTTTTGGCTGTTGAAGGTGTCAAACTGGAATTTACCGATGATGCACTTCGCGCTATCGCCAAATATGCCCATAGTGCCAATCAAAAAATAGAAGATATCGGCGCAAGAAGGCTTCATACCGTTATAGAAAACCTACTTGAAGAGATAAGTTTTGAAGCAGACGAACATAAAGGCGAAACGATTACCATCGATAAAGCATATGTTGATGAGAAACTAGGTGAAGTCGTTGCAAACGAAGACTTAGCAAAATATATCCTATAA
- the hslV gene encoding ATP-dependent protease subunit HslV — translation MFEATTILGYKGDGIAVIGGDGQVTFGNTVLKGNATKIRTLYNGQILAGFAGSTADAFNLFDMFEKILENKKGDLLKSVIEFSKEWRKDRYLRRLEAMMIVLNTKHIFILSGTGDVVEPEDGKIAAIGSGGNFALSAARALDKHANLDAKTLVEESLKIAGELCIYTNTNIKLLTLEE, via the coding sequence ATGTTTGAAGCCACAACGATACTTGGCTATAAAGGTGACGGAATTGCCGTCATTGGAGGCGATGGACAGGTAACTTTTGGAAATACCGTCTTAAAAGGCAACGCCACCAAAATAAGGACACTCTACAACGGACAGATCTTAGCCGGATTTGCTGGGAGCACTGCAGATGCTTTTAATCTTTTTGATATGTTTGAAAAGATCTTAGAAAACAAAAAAGGCGATTTACTTAAAAGCGTTATTGAGTTTTCCAAAGAGTGGAGAAAAGATAGATATTTGCGACGGCTTGAAGCAATGATGATCGTACTCAATACAAAACATATCTTCATCCTCAGCGGTACGGGAGATGTAGTTGAGCCGGAAGATGGCAAAATTGCTGCCATCGGAAGTGGAGGAAATTTTGCACTTTCAGCTGCACGAGCACTCGACAAACACGCCAATCTTGATGCAAAGACACTTGTGGAAGAGTCTTTAAAAATTGCGGGAGAACTCTGCATCTATACCAATACAAATATTAAACTCTTAACCTTGGAGGAGTAA
- the rplI gene encoding 50S ribosomal protein L9, whose product MKVLLIKDVKNLGKAGEVKEVKDGYGKNFLIARGFAKLATPDVIEAWEKEQAKKAQEEAAEIEKLKQLKEKIESTKLIIKHKAGANGALFGAITNKEVAEELKKQGIEIDKKHIDIHPPIKQTGEYEVDVKLGHGIHAKLDLVVEAE is encoded by the coding sequence ATGAAAGTATTACTTATCAAAGATGTAAAAAATCTAGGTAAAGCTGGAGAAGTCAAAGAAGTCAAAGATGGATATGGGAAGAATTTTTTGATTGCACGCGGATTTGCCAAATTAGCCACTCCAGATGTAATTGAGGCATGGGAGAAAGAACAAGCGAAAAAAGCCCAAGAAGAAGCAGCTGAGATAGAAAAGCTCAAACAGCTCAAAGAAAAAATCGAATCTACAAAACTTATTATCAAACATAAAGCTGGGGCCAACGGGGCGCTTTTTGGGGCCATTACAAATAAAGAAGTAGCTGAAGAACTGAAAAAACAGGGCATAGAAATCGATAAAAAACATATCGATATTCATCCGCCTATCAAGCAAACAGGTGAGTATGAGGTGGATGTAAAGCTTGGACATGGCATCCATGCAAAATTAGACCTTGTGGTAGAGGCCGAATAA
- a CDS encoding argininosuccinate synthase, which translates to MTKKVNKVVLAYSGGLDTSVILKWLQETYNCEVVTFTADIGQGEEVEPAREKALKLGIKPENIFIEDLKEEFVRDYVFPMFRANAIYEGEYLLGTSIARPLIAKRQIEIAQQVGADAVAHGATGKGNDQVRFEIAYLSLNPDITVIAPWREWDLNSREKLLKFAEEHGIPIEKHGKKSPYSMDANLLHISYEGGILEDPWAEPEEDMWRWTNSIENAPNEPEYITIDFEKGDPVAINGEPLSPAKLLEALNEYGKKHGIGRIDIVENRFVGMKSRGCYETPGGTILLKAHRAIESITLDREEAHEKDKLMPKYAELIYNGFWFSPEREMMQAAIDKTQENVNGTVRLKLYKGNVFVVGRKSPNSLFAPEFSTFEEDEVYNQKDAQGFIKLNALRFIIEGHVRRKK; encoded by the coding sequence ATGACAAAAAAAGTAAACAAAGTTGTTTTGGCATATAGCGGAGGTTTAGATACTTCCGTCATTTTAAAATGGCTGCAAGAGACATACAATTGTGAAGTCGTTACGTTTACTGCCGATATCGGTCAGGGTGAAGAGGTGGAACCAGCCAGGGAAAAAGCACTCAAGCTTGGGATAAAACCGGAAAATATCTTTATCGAAGATCTGAAAGAGGAGTTTGTTCGAGATTATGTTTTTCCAATGTTTCGCGCCAATGCCATCTATGAAGGAGAGTATCTTCTTGGCACTTCCATCGCACGACCTCTCATTGCAAAAAGACAGATCGAAATCGCTCAACAAGTGGGTGCCGATGCAGTAGCACACGGTGCCACAGGAAAAGGAAACGATCAAGTACGATTTGAAATCGCTTATCTCTCTTTAAATCCAGATATCACAGTAATAGCACCATGGAGAGAATGGGATCTCAATTCTCGTGAAAAACTTCTGAAATTTGCTGAAGAACATGGGATTCCTATCGAGAAACATGGCAAAAAGAGTCCCTACTCCATGGATGCAAACTTGCTCCATATCTCATACGAAGGCGGGATTTTGGAAGATCCGTGGGCAGAACCAGAAGAGGATATGTGGCGATGGACAAATTCCATCGAAAATGCTCCAAATGAACCAGAATATATCACCATCGATTTTGAAAAAGGCGATCCGGTCGCAATCAATGGCGAACCTTTGAGTCCGGCAAAACTTTTAGAAGCACTGAACGAATACGGGAAGAAGCATGGAATCGGCAGAATCGACATTGTAGAAAACCGATTTGTAGGTATGAAAAGCAGAGGATGCTATGAGACACCAGGCGGTACTATTTTGCTCAAAGCCCACAGAGCCATAGAGAGCATTACATTAGATAGAGAAGAGGCACATGAGAAAGACAAACTGATGCCAAAATATGCAGAACTCATCTATAACGGATTTTGGTTTAGCCCTGAGCGAGAAATGATGCAAGCAGCTATCGATAAAACGCAAGAAAATGTGAATGGTACAGTACGACTGAAACTATATAAAGGGAATGTTTTTGTGGTTGGAAGAAAATCTCCAAACTCTTTATTCGCACCAGAATTCAGCACATTCGAAGAGGATGAAGTCTACAACCAAAAAGACGCTCAAGGTTTTATCAAATTGAATGCATTGCGGTTTATTATCGAAGGTCATGTAAGGAGAAAAAAATGA
- the rsmD gene encoding 16S rRNA (guanine(966)-N(2))-methyltransferase RsmD, whose product MKKELSTRIIGGKYKGKKLLLPQKEVTRSSKNILREALFNILQFDIVDKNFVEVFGGSGSVGLEALSRGAKRVYFIEKNRDSYKVLKKNVQNCDESSCLVRYGDAFELLWDIIEELKRNKEKAYFYFDPPFSIREGYEDIYDEVAQTIKKIPKEVVESIIIEHMSTHDFGNSLGKYNKEKTKKYGKSSLSFYQ is encoded by the coding sequence ATGAAAAAAGAGCTTTCAACACGTATCATTGGCGGAAAATATAAAGGAAAAAAGCTTCTTCTACCCCAAAAAGAGGTAACGAGAAGTTCCAAAAACATTTTACGCGAAGCGCTGTTTAATATTTTGCAATTTGATATTGTTGACAAAAATTTTGTAGAAGTATTTGGTGGAAGTGGCAGTGTGGGTTTGGAAGCGTTGAGCCGTGGAGCAAAAAGGGTCTATTTTATCGAAAAGAACAGAGATTCATACAAAGTTTTGAAAAAAAATGTACAAAACTGTGATGAGTCTTCATGTTTGGTTCGATATGGCGATGCATTTGAACTTCTTTGGGATATCATTGAGGAGTTAAAGAGAAACAAAGAGAAAGCCTATTTTTATTTCGATCCGCCATTCAGTATCCGTGAAGGATATGAGGATATTTATGATGAAGTCGCCCAAACTATCAAAAAGATTCCTAAAGAGGTTGTAGAATCTATCATCATCGAGCATATGAGCACTCACGATTTTGGGAACTCGCTTGGAAAATACAACAAAGAAAAAACGAAAAAATATGGAAAGAGTTCATTAAGTTTTTATCAATGA
- a CDS encoding ABC transporter permease, which produces MKKLPFFSISILVAIVILVFFGGFVYSADPYLLNKNAILLPPSMDHPFGTDRLGRDLLARVIKGGQNSLIIGVGSAVISSFIGLIAGVSAGYFRGFIDKSFVIIVDLFLTFPTFFLLLALVSYIQASALVLIIVISLTGWMGTARMIRSESFAIAKKPFTKILQIAKVHSYKIILKYFTPLIAPIFFISFTFGVGGAILAESGLSFLGLGVLPPEMSWGSILSEGKEVIDIAWWVSFFPGLMIFLVTLSLINISDYLQKLTNRKESML; this is translated from the coding sequence ATGAAAAAACTACCATTTTTTAGCATTTCTATACTTGTAGCTATCGTCATCTTGGTCTTTTTTGGTGGATTTGTCTATTCTGCAGATCCTTATCTTTTAAATAAAAATGCCATTTTGCTTCCTCCGTCGATGGATCATCCGTTTGGAACCGATAGATTGGGGCGGGATCTGTTGGCAAGGGTCATAAAAGGTGGACAGAACTCTTTAATAATAGGTGTAGGAAGTGCAGTGATCTCTTCGTTTATTGGTCTGATAGCAGGAGTGAGTGCGGGATATTTTCGAGGTTTTATAGATAAATCTTTTGTGATAATTGTAGATCTTTTCTTAACCTTTCCTACATTTTTTCTTCTCTTGGCACTTGTGAGTTATATCCAGGCTTCTGCGCTTGTTTTAATCATCGTCATCTCTTTGACGGGTTGGATGGGTACGGCAAGGATGATACGAAGCGAAAGTTTTGCCATAGCGAAAAAACCGTTTACAAAAATTTTGCAAATAGCGAAAGTTCATTCATATAAAATAATATTAAAATATTTTACTCCACTTATTGCACCAATTTTTTTCATCTCTTTTACGTTTGGGGTTGGAGGAGCTATTTTGGCAGAGTCGGGTCTTAGCTTTTTGGGCCTTGGCGTTTTGCCTCCCGAAATGAGTTGGGGATCGATTTTGAGCGAAGGGAAAGAGGTAATTGATATCGCCTGGTGGGTCAGTTTTTTCCCCGGACTTATGATTTTTTTGGTTACATTGAGTCTTATTAATATCAGCGACTATCTTCAAAAACTGACAAATAGAAAAGAGTCCATGCTATGA
- the kdsB gene encoding 3-deoxy-manno-octulosonate cytidylyltransferase: protein MIIIPARLASTRFSRKVLHPINGIPMIIHTAQRASQVDEVVIATDSEEVMKIAKQYGFDAVLTSETHESGTDRVNEAATLLGLDAKEIIINVQADEPLIEPQVIKKVKELTIKHTKSCEIMLCSAYKKISFDATNDPNSVKVVLDASDKALYFSRSQIPYPRSDVKTINIHLGIYGYTKEMLQKFCTLPTAPLEQIEKLEQLRALYHGYRIAMVEVTSQSIGIDTPEDLKKINASFFE from the coding sequence ATGATTATCATTCCAGCAAGACTTGCTTCAACAAGATTTTCTCGCAAAGTCCTCCACCCTATCAATGGCATACCTATGATTATTCATACAGCACAGCGTGCTTCGCAAGTGGATGAAGTTGTTATAGCAACCGACAGTGAAGAGGTTATGAAAATTGCCAAGCAGTATGGGTTTGATGCTGTTTTGACAAGCGAGACGCATGAGAGTGGAACCGATAGGGTCAATGAAGCGGCAACTCTTTTAGGCCTTGATGCAAAAGAGATCATCATAAACGTCCAAGCAGATGAGCCTTTGATTGAACCGCAAGTTATTAAAAAAGTGAAAGAACTTACTATAAAACATACAAAATCATGCGAAATTATGCTTTGCAGTGCGTATAAAAAAATATCTTTCGATGCAACCAATGATCCCAACAGTGTCAAAGTGGTTCTTGATGCAAGCGATAAAGCACTCTATTTTTCAAGAAGCCAAATTCCTTATCCGCGAAGCGATGTCAAAACCATAAATATTCATCTTGGAATCTATGGATATACAAAAGAGATGCTGCAAAAATTTTGTACCCTACCCACTGCTCCATTGGAACAGATTGAAAAACTGGAACAACTCAGAGCATTGTATCACGGATACCGTATAGCTATGGTTGAGGTAACTTCGCAAAGTATCGGTATCGATACGCCAGAAGATCTCAAAAAGATCAATGCATCTTTTTTCGAATAA
- a CDS encoding tRNA1(Val) (adenine(37)-N6)-methyltransferase, whose translation MVIYQPSEGYCYNSDTIFLYDFIRYFEIKGEVLDVGTGSGILALLIKRDYPKASVNAIEVQEHFVKIANINAQANKKDINIYFGNFLHMVFEKRFDWIVSNPPFYHTEVLRSKNEMIDTARYAGHLPLDKFLKKANSLLKPRGSVIFCYDAKQIQSIMTLLHFYKFTIETMKYIHPKKDKNASLVIMHARKSSKSLCSILPPLIVFGEDGKYTQETKKIFKKVGVHSIKCDLS comes from the coding sequence ATGGTTATTTATCAGCCCAGTGAGGGATACTGTTACAATAGCGATACGATTTTTCTATACGATTTTATACGGTATTTCGAAATTAAAGGAGAAGTGCTCGATGTAGGTACCGGATCCGGAATTTTGGCACTGCTTATTAAAAGAGACTATCCAAAAGCAAGTGTTAATGCCATAGAAGTGCAGGAGCATTTTGTAAAGATAGCCAATATCAATGCGCAAGCAAATAAAAAGGATATCAACATCTATTTTGGAAATTTTTTGCATATGGTCTTTGAGAAACGGTTTGACTGGATCGTATCCAATCCTCCTTTTTATCATACAGAGGTTCTTAGAAGCAAAAACGAGATGATAGATACCGCTCGGTATGCGGGGCATCTTCCGCTGGACAAATTTTTGAAAAAAGCCAATTCCTTGCTCAAACCCAGGGGTTCAGTCATATTTTGTTATGATGCGAAGCAGATACAATCCATAATGACACTGCTTCATTTTTATAAATTTACGATTGAGACAATGAAATATATTCATCCAAAAAAAGATAAAAATGCATCACTGGTTATAATGCATGCGAGAAAAAGTTCAAAATCGCTTTGCAGTATTCTTCCGCCCCTTATCGTTTTTGGAGAGGACGGGAAATATACACAAGAGACAAAAAAAATATTTAAAAAAGTGGGAGTACACAGTATAAAATGCGATCTATCATAG
- a CDS encoding YkgJ family cysteine cluster protein, giving the protein MRSIIEKEGFAFRFDQNACASCNGACCRGESGYIWVSSKEIAQISDFLGIENEQFKKEYLVKVGYRYSLKELKRNNEYFCLFFDEGKGCTIYPVRPMQCRTYPFWDRYKEKENLQEVCQECKGIILHS; this is encoded by the coding sequence ATGCGATCTATCATAGAAAAAGAGGGTTTTGCGTTCCGTTTTGATCAAAATGCGTGTGCCAGTTGTAATGGAGCTTGCTGTAGAGGCGAAAGTGGATATATTTGGGTCAGTTCAAAAGAGATAGCCCAAATCAGCGATTTTTTAGGAATAGAAAACGAGCAGTTCAAAAAAGAGTATCTGGTAAAAGTTGGTTATCGCTACTCTTTAAAAGAGCTAAAAAGAAACAATGAATATTTTTGTCTCTTTTTTGATGAGGGGAAAGGTTGTACTATCTATCCGGTACGACCTATGCAGTGTCGTACCTATCCTTTCTGGGATCGGTATAAAGAGAAAGAAAATTTACAAGAGGTTTGTCAAGAATGCAAAGGTATTATCTTACACTCTTAA
- a CDS encoding tetratricopeptide repeat protein produces the protein MQRYYLTLLIVLLFWSGCSLKSPKINNSAKIDGLLIQTAFLESNGYFVPAASMYEKLYKMTGAKLFLIKTIENYYRAKRFDKALKYAHKGMKLYPKESRFYELAAVLYIQKKDLMQAEKFVKEAIKLKKSPQTYELLASIYLTQKRYELALKYYKSAYALKPSATTLSTMAYIMYFYLGKKREAIAYLETHMRIYGCSKHVCHSLASFYGLQNNIDGMISVYKRLYETYKDPQYAKKVIEFLVYQNRINEAIAWAKKTEMKKLLLDLYRMKKSYKEAYQLANELFHETNNYKYLADAAIFEYESASEKNRDLLKDVAQKMERALKYVKNPIYYNFLGYLYIDHDFNIHRGIKLVQKALESNPNSPYFLDSLAWGYYKIGKCKEALKIMKKVYYDFGLKEPEVEYHLKTIQKCVKGKRP, from the coding sequence ATGCAAAGGTATTATCTTACACTCTTAATCGTTTTACTGTTTTGGAGTGGATGTAGCTTAAAATCGCCGAAAATAAATAACAGTGCTAAAATCGATGGACTGCTCATACAGACAGCTTTTTTAGAATCAAATGGATATTTTGTACCTGCAGCGTCGATGTATGAAAAACTGTACAAAATGACAGGTGCCAAACTTTTTTTGATCAAAACGATTGAAAACTACTATCGTGCCAAACGATTTGACAAAGCATTGAAATATGCACATAAAGGGATGAAACTCTATCCGAAAGAGTCAAGATTTTATGAATTGGCAGCGGTATTGTACATACAAAAAAAAGATCTAATGCAAGCAGAAAAATTTGTGAAAGAGGCGATAAAACTTAAAAAAAGTCCACAAACCTATGAGTTGTTGGCTTCTATCTATTTAACGCAAAAACGGTATGAACTCGCTTTAAAATATTACAAAAGTGCCTATGCTCTCAAACCATCTGCAACAACTCTCTCAACTATGGCATATATAATGTATTTCTATCTCGGAAAAAAGAGAGAAGCGATTGCATACCTTGAGACCCACATGCGTATTTATGGATGCAGCAAACATGTCTGTCACTCTCTTGCATCCTTTTATGGCCTCCAAAATAATATCGATGGTATGATTTCTGTATATAAACGACTCTATGAAACATATAAAGACCCTCAATATGCCAAAAAAGTAATTGAGTTTCTTGTCTATCAAAACAGAATTAACGAAGCAATTGCATGGGCGAAGAAAACAGAAATGAAAAAGTTGCTTTTAGATTTGTATAGAATGAAAAAGTCGTATAAAGAAGCCTATCAGCTGGCAAACGAACTTTTTCACGAAACAAATAATTACAAGTATCTTGCCGATGCTGCGATTTTTGAGTATGAAAGTGCGTCAGAAAAGAACAGGGATCTGCTCAAAGATGTGGCGCAAAAAATGGAAAGAGCTTTGAAATATGTGAAAAATCCGATCTATTACAATTTTTTGGGATACCTTTACATTGACCATGATTTCAATATTCATAGGGGTATAAAACTTGTCCAAAAGGCTCTGGAGTCTAATCCGAATTCTCCCTATTTTTTGGACTCTTTGGCGTGGGGATATTATAAAATAGGCAAGTGCAAGGAAGCATTGAAAATAATGAAAAAAGTCTATTATGATTTTGGTTTAAAAGAGCCTGAGGTAGAATATCATCTCAAAACTATCCAAAAATGTGTAAAAGGAAAGAGACCTTGA
- the trpC gene encoding indole-3-glycerol phosphate synthase TrpC → MILDEIIKKTKADLEKRKKEYPLEWLGRSLAYNPFVPRPVEEALKSTPDDPYKIIAEVKKASPSKGVIREDFDPIAIAKEYEKGGANAVSVLTEPHYFQGNIEYLTQIRRYVPMPLLRKDFIIDKYQLVEALVYGADFVLLIAKALSRKELKELLEYTWHLGMEALVEIHDKADLIKAIFAGANIIGINHRNLETFEMDMSLSEKLIPLIPNGKIIVAESGIHSHEQVVELNKLGVDAFLIGEYFMRQNDIAKAVQEIKGK, encoded by the coding sequence TTGATTTTGGACGAAATTATTAAAAAAACGAAAGCTGATCTTGAAAAGCGAAAGAAAGAGTATCCTTTGGAGTGGCTTGGCAGAAGTCTTGCGTACAATCCATTTGTTCCAAGACCTGTGGAAGAGGCACTCAAAAGTACGCCAGACGATCCGTATAAGATCATTGCGGAAGTGAAAAAAGCCAGTCCTAGCAAAGGAGTCATCCGGGAGGATTTCGATCCAATCGCAATTGCTAAAGAGTATGAAAAGGGCGGGGCAAATGCAGTTTCTGTATTGACTGAACCACACTATTTTCAAGGAAATATCGAATACCTTACACAAATTAGACGCTATGTACCCATGCCGCTTCTTCGAAAAGATTTTATCATCGATAAATATCAGTTGGTGGAAGCGCTGGTATATGGTGCCGATTTTGTTTTATTGATAGCAAAAGCGCTCAGCAGAAAAGAACTCAAAGAGTTGTTAGAGTATACCTGGCATTTGGGCATGGAAGCACTTGTAGAGATTCATGATAAAGCGGATTTGATCAAAGCGATTTTTGCAGGGGCCAATATTATCGGTATCAATCACAGGAATCTAGAAACATTCGAAATGGATATGAGTTTGAGTGAAAAGCTCATTCCCCTTATTCCAAATGGGAAAATAATCGTTGCTGAAAGCGGCATTCATTCCCATGAACAGGTTGTGGAATTAAACAAATTAGGGGTAGATGCCTTTTTGATTGGAGAGTATTTTATGAGACAAAACGATATTGCAAAGGCAGTTCAAGAAATTAAAGGAAAGTAA
- a CDS encoding GatB/YqeY domain-containing protein translates to MGLKEQLQQDLKEAMKSKDTFKRDTIRFLMSAIKQVEVDTRKELSDEDVIKIIQKSVKQREEAASQYKEGGREDLYEKEMKEAEMLKNYLPKQLSDDELESELKKIIEEVGATSMKDMGKIMGVATKRLAGRADGKRINQMVKKILG, encoded by the coding sequence ATGGGACTAAAAGAACAGTTACAACAAGACTTGAAAGAAGCGATGAAAAGCAAAGACACTTTCAAACGAGATACCATTCGATTTTTGATGAGCGCTATTAAACAGGTAGAAGTGGATACCAGAAAAGAATTGAGCGATGAAGATGTTATCAAAATCATCCAAAAAAGTGTAAAACAGCGTGAAGAGGCTGCTTCTCAATACAAAGAGGGAGGAAGAGAAGATCTTTATGAAAAAGAGATGAAAGAGGCTGAAATGCTCAAAAATTATCTCCCAAAACAGCTGAGTGACGATGAGCTTGAGAGTGAACTCAAAAAGATTATCGAGGAAGTGGGTGCCACATCAATGAAAGATATGGGAAAAATCATGGGAGTTGCAACAAAAAGACTCGCCGGACGCGCCGATGGAAAGAGAATCAACCAAATGGTAAAAAAGATTCTTGGGTAA